One genomic region from Nitrospirae bacterium CG2_30_53_67 encodes:
- a CDS encoding DNA adenine methylase, translated as MNKKIYVPPIKSQGIKTKLVPWINSIIPEPFTGTWIEPFMGTGVVAFNVCPKKAIMADSNPHLINFYTAIQKKDITPEKAKEYLQREGAILLEKGEDHYYKIRDRFNNEHNPLDFIFLNRSCFNGMIRFNRKGGFNVPFCRKPERFAQAYVTKIVNQIEYVYYLLQFNDFKFLCQDFKKTIAMANSNDMIYCDPPYIDRHTDYFNGWEEEKEKELFSSLQKANSSFILSTWHHNDYRKNDYIDSLWNSYDILTREHFYHVGGKETNRNPMVEALITNFKAIPIEYKTERIEQLTLFEQIAEYKAVVE; from the coding sequence ATGAACAAAAAAATATATGTTCCTCCGATAAAATCACAGGGTATAAAAACAAAATTAGTACCTTGGATAAACAGTATTATTCCTGAACCCTTTACTGGTACTTGGATAGAGCCATTCATGGGCACTGGTGTTGTAGCATTTAATGTATGTCCGAAAAAAGCTATAATGGCTGACTCCAATCCACATTTAATCAATTTTTATACTGCTATACAAAAAAAGGACATAACACCAGAAAAGGCAAAAGAATACCTCCAAAGAGAAGGAGCAATTCTATTGGAGAAGGGCGAAGACCATTATTACAAAATTCGAGATAGATTTAATAATGAACATAATCCATTAGATTTTATTTTCCTTAATCGGTCATGTTTTAACGGGATGATAAGATTTAATCGCAAAGGGGGGTTTAATGTTCCGTTTTGCCGTAAACCAGAGCGTTTCGCACAAGCGTATGTCACAAAAATAGTGAATCAGATTGAATATGTTTACTATTTGCTTCAGTTTAATGATTTTAAATTCTTATGCCAGGATTTTAAAAAGACAATTGCAATGGCTAATTCAAATGACATGATTTATTGTGATCCACCATACATTGATAGACATACAGATTATTTCAATGGGTGGGAAGAAGAAAAAGAAAAGGAGCTTTTCAGTTCTCTGCAAAAGGCTAACTCGTCATTCATTCTGTCTACATGGCATCATAACGATTATAGAAAGAATGACTATATAGATTCGCTCTGGAATTCTTACGACATACTAACTCGTGAACATTTTTATCATGTGGGTGGAAAAGAAACTAATCGCAACCCTATGGTTGAAGCCCTTATTACGAATTTTAAAGCAATTCCAATCGAGTATAAAACCGAAAGAATTGAACAACTTACTCTATTTGAACAAATAGCGGAATATAAGGCGGTTGTTGAATAA
- a CDS encoding restriction endonuclease, with the protein MSEKEMFENQLKEFVKTFQSHISSKDGQWTVKGFIDIFKNIYTISADTKIVSKILEIHLFPKIMEFASKYGYKIVLAEHQNYYPDISFVKTSNEKIKFAVDFKTTYKNPAKSHLCNGFTLGSHGEYFQNRKSTKNIQFPYSDYSGHFCLGIIYSRADGVTIDETKSYDISKLKSISSVVKDFNFFVVEKWKIASDKGGSGNTANIGSITHIEDIINGRGMFSKLGEKWFDEYWINYKKIKTTNENNEAVTVSNLKEFVEYKKGDTKLIVPKRTGE; encoded by the coding sequence ATGAGTGAAAAAGAAATGTTTGAAAACCAATTAAAAGAATTTGTAAAAACATTTCAATCCCACATAAGTTCAAAAGATGGACAATGGACTGTTAAGGGATTTATCGACATATTTAAAAACATCTATACAATTTCTGCTGACACAAAAATTGTGTCTAAAATCCTTGAAATTCACCTTTTTCCCAAAATTATGGAATTTGCGTCTAAATATGGTTACAAAATTGTATTAGCTGAACATCAAAATTATTATCCAGACATTTCATTTGTAAAGACCTCGAATGAAAAAATAAAATTTGCAGTTGATTTCAAAACCACATATAAGAACCCTGCAAAATCCCACTTGTGTAATGGATTTACGCTGGGTTCGCATGGCGAATATTTTCAAAATCGTAAAAGCACCAAGAACATTCAGTTTCCGTATAGCGACTATTCTGGTCATTTCTGTTTGGGTATCATATATAGCAGGGCTGACGGTGTTACGATTGATGAAACGAAATCTTATGATATTTCAAAACTCAAATCAATATCTTCTGTCGTTAAAGATTTCAATTTTTTTGTTGTTGAGAAATGGAAAATTGCAAGTGATAAGGGGGGGAGCGGTAATACAGCTAATATTGGTAGCATTACACATATTGAGGATATTATAAATGGTCGTGGTATGTTCTCAAAACTTGGAGAAAAATGGTTTGATGAATATTGGATAAACTATAAGAAAATAAAAACGACAAATGAAAACAATGAAGCAGTGACAGTTTCAAATCTAAAAGAGTTTGTTGAATATAAAAAAGGCGATACAAAACTAATTGTCCCTAAACGTACAGGGGAATGA
- a CDS encoding integrase (may be involved in the transfer of antibiotic resistance genes to plasmids and transposons): MRPPQPQKSRLLDQMREALRSRHYSRRTEQTYCLWVRRFIYFHNKRHPSEMAEPEINAFLTHLAVKEKVSASTQNQALSALLFLYRHVLNKEVGDLGAVIRARRPHRVPVVMTRDEVKAVLTHLTGDKWLMASLMYGAGLRLMECLRLRVQDIDFARNEITVRDGKGAKDRVTMLPASTKQPLQDRLEKNKTIHEKDLSEGWGRVQMPYALDRKYPNAAAEWRWQWVFPQEKRWLNPRTGQQGRHHVHESLVQKAVAEAVREAGLIRRASCHTFRHSFATHLLSDGYDIRTVQELLGHKDVKTTMIYTHVLNRGGKGVRSPADSL, from the coding sequence ATGCGGCCTCCACAACCCCAAAAGTCCAGGCTCCTCGACCAGATGCGCGAGGCCCTGCGTTCGCGCCATTACAGCCGCCGGACCGAACAGACCTACTGCCTGTGGGTCAGGCGGTTCATTTACTTTCACAACAAACGCCATCCATCCGAGATGGCCGAACCCGAGATCAACGCCTTCCTGACCCATCTTGCCGTCAAGGAAAAAGTCAGCGCATCCACGCAGAATCAGGCACTCAGTGCCCTGTTGTTTCTTTACCGGCACGTCCTGAACAAAGAAGTCGGCGATCTGGGAGCGGTCATCCGGGCGCGTCGGCCTCACCGTGTACCCGTGGTCATGACACGCGATGAAGTGAAGGCCGTCCTCACCCACCTGACAGGTGACAAGTGGCTCATGGCCTCGTTGATGTACGGCGCGGGGCTGCGGCTCATGGAATGCCTGCGGCTGCGGGTTCAGGATATCGATTTCGCCCGGAACGAGATCACAGTTCGTGACGGAAAGGGCGCGAAAGACAGGGTTACCATGCTCCCTGCATCAACGAAACAACCCCTTCAGGATCGCCTGGAGAAAAACAAGACCATCCATGAAAAGGACCTCTCTGAAGGGTGGGGCCGCGTCCAAATGCCTTATGCCCTCGATCGGAAATATCCGAATGCCGCTGCAGAGTGGCGCTGGCAGTGGGTATTCCCGCAGGAGAAGCGGTGGTTGAATCCCCGGACCGGCCAGCAGGGACGACATCACGTCCACGAGTCCCTTGTTCAGAAGGCGGTGGCCGAGGCTGTCCGTGAGGCCGGTCTCATCAGGCGTGCGAGCTGCCACACATTCCGGCATTCGTTTGCCACGCATTTGCTGTCCGATGGCTATGATATCCGTACCGTACAGGAACTTCTGGGTCATAAGGACGTGAAGACAACAATGATCTACACCCACGTTCTAAACCGGGGCGGCAAGGGAGTCCGCAGTCCGGCTGACTCATTGTAG
- a CDS encoding toxin gives MEFEFDARKGEANKIKHGIDFYEAQVLWDDPDLIEIPVRTSDEPRLLVIGKIGGKHWSGVITYRGNRTRIISVRRSRKEEVDIYESKRV, from the coding sequence ATGGAGTTTGAATTCGACGCCAGGAAAGGCGAGGCCAACAAGATAAAACATGGGATTGACTTCTACGAAGCCCAGGTTCTGTGGGATGACCCGGATTTGATTGAGATCCCCGTAAGAACCAGTGATGAACCAAGATTACTTGTAATCGGAAAGATTGGGGGGAAGCATTGGTCAGGGGTTATTACCTATCGGGGCAATAGGACAAGGATTATTTCGGTACGACGTTCGAGGAAAGAGGAGGTTGATATCTATGAAAGCAAAAGAGTTTGA
- a CDS encoding CopG family transcriptional regulator produces the protein MKAKEFDEKFDKGEDISKHLDVSKARRPEHEQKRVNVDFPLWMIQLLDREAKRLGVPRQSIIKLWVAERLEKVT, from the coding sequence ATGAAAGCAAAAGAGTTTGATGAAAAATTTGATAAAGGCGAGGATATTTCGAAACATCTGGATGTGTCAAAGGCAAGAAGGCCTGAGCACGAGCAGAAACGGGTGAATGTTGATTTCCCTTTGTGGATGATCCAGTTGTTGGACAGAGAAGCAAAACGTTTGGGTGTGCCTCGGCAATCCATTATCAAGCTCTGGGTCGCAGAGCGTCTTGAAAAGGTGACTTGA
- a CDS encoding phosphomethylpyrimidine synthase produces the protein MNQISASRRGEITPEVNQVAENEGIASEQIAQAVSDGRIVIVKSRARKNGVPIGIGQGLRTKINANIGTSKDHAQADEEMAKARTAVEAGADTLMDLSTGGDLPAIRGRILSEFPVPVGTVPIYEAALLAAEQKKGIVQMNADDLFNVIERQASEGVDFVTVHCGVTLSALEALKHQGRLLNVVSRGGSFLVEWMIHHERENPLYEDFDRLLDLARRYDLCLSLGDGMRPGCLADATDRAQIQELITLGELTRRAREAEVQVMIEGPGHVPIHQIKANVEMQKSLCHGAPFYVLGPLVTDIAPGYDHITSAIGGALAAAAGADFLCYVTPSEHLRLPTVEDVRQGVIASKIAAHAADIAKGIPGAMDRDVSMAKARRALNWEEQIRLSLDPEWARSLRQSSPPQDQEVCSMCGEFCAIKGMNEYLGRPRTP, from the coding sequence ATGAACCAGATCAGCGCCTCACGCAGGGGAGAGATCACACCTGAGGTAAACCAGGTGGCCGAGAACGAGGGGATCGCCTCCGAACAGATCGCCCAAGCCGTGTCGGACGGAAGGATCGTGATCGTGAAGAGCCGGGCACGGAAGAACGGCGTGCCCATCGGGATCGGGCAAGGGCTTCGCACCAAGATCAACGCCAACATCGGGACTTCAAAAGACCACGCGCAGGCGGACGAAGAGATGGCAAAGGCGCGCACGGCCGTGGAGGCCGGGGCCGACACCCTCATGGACCTGAGCACAGGCGGCGACCTTCCGGCCATCCGCGGCCGGATCCTTTCGGAGTTTCCTGTTCCGGTCGGGACCGTACCGATCTATGAAGCCGCCCTTCTGGCCGCGGAGCAGAAGAAGGGGATCGTGCAGATGAACGCCGACGATCTCTTTAACGTGATCGAGCGGCAGGCCTCCGAAGGCGTGGACTTCGTCACCGTCCACTGCGGAGTCACCCTTTCCGCGCTGGAAGCCCTGAAGCATCAGGGCCGCCTTCTCAATGTGGTGAGCCGAGGGGGTTCCTTTCTTGTGGAGTGGATGATTCATCATGAGAGGGAGAACCCGCTGTACGAGGACTTCGACCGCCTGCTCGATCTTGCCCGGCGCTATGACCTCTGTCTCAGTCTCGGAGACGGCATGCGGCCCGGCTGCCTGGCCGATGCCACGGACCGAGCTCAGATCCAGGAGCTGATCACCCTGGGCGAGCTGACCCGCCGGGCCCGGGAGGCCGAAGTCCAGGTTATGATCGAAGGGCCGGGGCATGTGCCCATCCATCAGATCAAGGCCAACGTGGAGATGCAGAAATCCCTGTGTCACGGCGCGCCGTTTTACGTGCTCGGGCCCCTGGTCACGGATATCGCGCCGGGCTATGACCACATCACCTCGGCCATCGGAGGGGCATTGGCCGCAGCCGCAGGCGCAGACTTCCTCTGCTATGTGACCCCGTCCGAGCACCTGAGGCTCCCGACGGTCGAGGACGTGAGACAGGGTGTCATCGCGTCGAAAATCGCGGCCCATGCCGCGGACATTGCCAAAGGGATCCCGGGCGCCATGGACCGGGACGTGAGCATGGCCAAGGCCAGGCGGGCGCTCAACTGGGAGGAACAGATCCGGCTCTCTTTGGACCCGGAGTGGGCACGGTCCCTTCGGCAGTCGTCGCCTCCGCAAGACCAGGAGGTCTGCTCCATGTGCGGGGAATTCTGCGCCATCAAAGGGATGAATGAATACCTCGGGCGTCCCCGCACCCCCTGA
- a CDS encoding thiamine-phosphate diphosphorylase — protein MKPIDFELCLITDRRQVKDEALLPELREALEGGVQAIQLREKDWSDRRIFETGLELRKLTREFGARLFINDRADLAAAVEADGVHLTQSGYSAAEARKIIGDSKYIGVSTHSLEEAARAQEDGADFITFGPVFETPSKRAYGPPVGLDRLSEVTRKIRIPVFAVGGINKENTHAVLDAGAHGIALISGILTATDVRKAAREFISLINERT, from the coding sequence ATGAAACCAATAGATTTTGAGCTCTGCCTGATCACGGACCGGCGCCAGGTCAAGGATGAGGCCCTGCTTCCCGAGCTTCGGGAGGCGCTTGAGGGGGGGGTGCAGGCCATACAGCTCAGGGAGAAGGATTGGAGCGACCGCAGGATCTTTGAGACAGGACTGGAATTGCGCAAGCTCACACGGGAGTTCGGGGCGAGGCTCTTCATCAACGACCGCGCCGATCTGGCCGCGGCCGTGGAGGCGGACGGCGTTCATCTCACGCAGAGCGGTTATTCAGCGGCCGAGGCCCGAAAGATCATAGGCGATTCCAAATACATCGGGGTATCCACGCATTCTCTGGAGGAGGCGGCACGAGCCCAGGAAGACGGGGCCGACTTCATCACATTCGGACCCGTGTTCGAAACCCCGTCCAAGAGGGCGTACGGCCCGCCGGTGGGCCTCGACCGCCTCTCCGAGGTGACTCGAAAGATCCGTATCCCGGTCTTCGCCGTCGGAGGGATCAACAAGGAAAATACGCACGCGGTTCTCGATGCCGGAGCCCACGGGATCGCCCTGATCTCCGGCATCCTAACCGCAACGGATGTAAGGAAGGCGGCCAGGGAGTTTATCTCTCTCATCAATGAAAGGACATGA